The proteins below are encoded in one region of Streptomyces roseirectus:
- a CDS encoding PQQ-dependent sugar dehydrogenase: protein MGRRGVVAGVVVGVLLLGAGCSSGESSEGAEESRGGGVSSGGGVPSGGGSPSARGEVPPDKGSVRVVRTVVEGLESPWGVVALPGGGLLVASRDEGTVTSVDAGGRRSEAGEVAGVAPDGEGGLLGLALSPGFASDRMVYAYFTSESDNRIVRMRYDEREPAGRRLGAPDTVFRGIPKGHIHNGGRIAFGPDGMLYVGTGESGDTGLSQDRGSLGGKILRLTPEGEPAPGNPFPGSAVYSYGHRNVQGLAWDSRRRLFAAEFGQNTWDELNAIAPGGNYGWPEAEGTSDNPRYRNPLAKWPTADASPSGIAYAEGSLWMAGLRGQRLWRVPLNGTEASAAPQAFLGEEYGRLRTVVSVGGNKLWVTTSNTDGRGDPRDGDDRILELEVS from the coding sequence GTGGGACGTCGTGGTGTGGTGGCCGGGGTGGTTGTGGGGGTGCTGTTGTTGGGGGCCGGGTGTTCGTCCGGGGAGTCCTCCGAGGGTGCCGAGGAGTCTCGGGGCGGGGGTGTGTCGTCCGGAGGGGGTGTGCCGTCCGGTGGGGGGTCGCCCTCGGCTCGGGGGGAGGTGCCGCCGGACAAGGGGAGTGTGCGGGTGGTGCGGACGGTCGTCGAGGGGTTGGAGTCGCCTTGGGGGGTGGTGGCGTTGCCCGGTGGGGGGCTGTTGGTGGCGTCGCGGGACGAGGGGACGGTCACGTCGGTCGACGCCGGCGGGCGGCGGAGCGAGGCCGGGGAGGTGGCCGGGGTCGCGCCGGACGGGGAGGGCGGGCTGCTCGGGCTCGCGCTGTCGCCGGGGTTCGCGTCGGACCGGATGGTGTACGCGTACTTCACGTCCGAGTCCGACAACCGCATCGTCCGGATGCGCTACGACGAGCGGGAGCCGGCGGGGCGGCGGCTCGGGGCGCCGGACACGGTGTTCCGGGGGATCCCCAAGGGGCACATCCACAACGGCGGGCGGATCGCGTTCGGGCCGGACGGGATGCTGTACGTCGGCACGGGCGAATCCGGTGACACGGGGCTCTCGCAGGACCGGGGCTCCCTCGGCGGCAAGATCCTCCGTCTCACCCCGGAGGGCGAGCCGGCCCCCGGCAACCCCTTCCCGGGCTCCGCCGTCTACTCCTACGGCCACCGCAACGTGCAGGGCCTCGCCTGGGACTCCCGCCGGCGCCTGTTCGCCGCCGAGTTCGGCCAGAACACCTGGGACGAGCTGAACGCGATCGCCCCCGGCGGCAACTACGGCTGGCCCGAGGCGGAAGGCACGTCCGACAACCCCCGGTACCGCAACCCCCTCGCCAAGTGGCCCACCGCCGACGCCTCCCCCAGCGGCATCGCCTACGCCGAGGGCTCCCTCTGGATGGCCGGCCTGCGCGGGCAACGCCTGTGGCGCGTCCCCCTGAACGGCACGGAGGCGTCCGCCGCGCCCCAGGCCTTCCTCGGCGAGGAGTACGGCCGTCTCCGCACGGTCGTCTCCGTCGGCGGCAACAAGCTCTGGGTGACGACCAGCAACACCGACGGCCGTGGCGACCCCCGCGACGGCGACGACCGCATCCTGGAACTGGAGGTGAGCTGA
- a CDS encoding DUF6191 domain-containing protein, translating to MFNAFEELFSPGRKHTRDEQNRLELTREDVGDGDPGRGPIDLSSGKVTVRAPKAVEGPDTSPDADD from the coding sequence ATGTTCAACGCCTTCGAGGAACTGTTCTCGCCGGGTCGCAAGCACACGCGGGACGAGCAGAACCGGCTGGAGCTGACGCGGGAGGACGTGGGGGACGGGGATCCGGGGAGGGGGCCGATAGATCTGTCGTCCGGGAAGGTGACGGTGCGGGCGCCGAAGGCGGTGGAGGGGCCGGACACGAGCCCGGACGCGGACGACTGA
- a CDS encoding helix-turn-helix transcriptional regulator: protein MLGSVETMSVSPVFVGRADELGSLNDALARAAAGEPQALVVGGEAGVGKTRLVEEFGAGAERQGAVVALGGCVEIGADGLPFAPFSTALRALRRALPEELAAAAAGQEEELARLLPELGETARGRHDEEGTARLFELTARLLERAAAEHTVVLVIEDLHWADTSTRHLLAYLFRTLRTGRLLVLATYRSDDIHRRHPLRPLLAELDRLRTVRRIELARFTREEVGRQIAGILAAEPDPAKVDEIFARSDGNAFFVEELAVACSGDCCAGLTDSLRDLLLVRVEALPDHAQRVVRVTAEGGSTVEYPLLAAVAGLPEDDLIEALRAAVGANILLATPGGDGYRFRHALVREAVGDDLLPGERSRLNRRYAQALEADPGLVPADQRATRLASYWYHAHDPAKALPAVLDAAVETRARHAYSEQLRLLERAMELWDAAPAEVRASLRPVDYAEVYPPCGCDPETTPLRYLDLMAEAAVAGRLSGERERALKITKRALRLLEEDPDPLRAAWFWVQRSRLVPALGRSDGWQELATAQDLVRGLPPSEVHAEVLAASAAWSMLHEPGPDAIRAAERAVEYARMVGAEDIEFHARLNLGGLMVNAGDVETGLAEMREVKEQVLDRRIFFEVGRSHVNLPSALESVGRSGEAVAVLREGLRIVKEWGLRSNEPWIWANLAESLISLGRWDEAAEAASTARHSVQATKPRGAGFFFLARLALARGRLTDAARYLAEGRASFGPHDQMPQYVLPFAALTVALASAEGRIDDARAELTAVLDAGLAPHVHRDAWALLLAAATAEADVREASPEQVALIRETARKLATPVPIWRAHDLWVRAELHRAEGRDTADEWSDVVTAFECLERPYDLARVRHRLAEALLSSPEPDDRARAAELLRLVRALADHLGARPLLESTAHLSQRARLSLTPPAPTDPLGLTTREQDVLRLVSAGHTNRQIAEQLFISPKTASVHVSNILAKLSVSSRGEAAALAHRLGLFPAGEPAGAGRR from the coding sequence ATGCTCGGCAGCGTGGAGACGATGTCGGTCAGCCCCGTGTTCGTAGGTCGAGCGGATGAGCTCGGCTCGCTGAACGACGCCCTGGCGCGGGCGGCGGCGGGGGAGCCGCAGGCGCTGGTGGTCGGGGGTGAGGCCGGCGTCGGGAAGACGCGGCTCGTCGAGGAGTTCGGGGCCGGCGCCGAGCGGCAGGGCGCCGTCGTCGCCCTCGGCGGATGCGTCGAGATCGGCGCCGACGGGCTGCCGTTCGCGCCGTTCTCGACCGCCCTGCGCGCGCTGCGCCGGGCCCTGCCCGAGGAGCTGGCCGCCGCTGCCGCCGGGCAGGAGGAGGAGCTGGCCCGGCTGCTGCCGGAACTCGGCGAGACCGCGCGCGGGCGGCACGACGAGGAGGGCACCGCCCGCCTGTTCGAGCTGACCGCCCGCCTCCTGGAGCGCGCCGCCGCCGAGCACACGGTCGTCCTGGTCATCGAGGACCTGCACTGGGCCGACACCTCCACGCGCCACCTCCTGGCCTACCTGTTCCGCACACTGCGCACGGGCCGCCTCCTCGTGCTGGCGACCTACCGCAGCGACGACATCCACCGCCGCCACCCCCTGCGCCCCCTCCTCGCCGAACTGGACCGGCTGCGCACGGTCCGCCGCATCGAACTCGCCCGCTTCACGCGCGAGGAGGTCGGCCGGCAGATCGCCGGGATCCTCGCAGCCGAGCCCGACCCCGCGAAGGTCGACGAGATCTTCGCCCGCTCCGACGGCAACGCCTTCTTCGTCGAGGAACTGGCCGTCGCCTGCTCCGGCGACTGCTGCGCGGGCCTCACGGACTCCCTGCGCGACCTGCTCCTCGTGCGCGTGGAGGCGCTGCCCGACCACGCGCAGCGCGTCGTACGCGTCACCGCCGAGGGCGGGTCGACGGTCGAGTACCCGCTGCTCGCCGCCGTCGCGGGCCTTCCCGAGGACGACCTGATCGAGGCCCTGCGCGCGGCCGTCGGCGCGAACATCCTGCTGGCGACGCCCGGCGGCGACGGCTACCGGTTCCGGCACGCGCTCGTGCGGGAAGCCGTCGGCGACGACCTGCTGCCGGGCGAGCGGTCCCGGCTGAACCGGCGCTACGCGCAGGCGCTGGAGGCCGACCCCGGGCTCGTCCCCGCCGACCAGCGCGCGACCCGCCTCGCCAGCTACTGGTACCACGCGCACGACCCCGCGAAGGCGCTGCCGGCCGTCCTGGACGCCGCCGTGGAGACGCGCGCCCGGCACGCCTACAGCGAGCAACTGCGGCTGCTGGAGCGGGCGATGGAACTGTGGGACGCGGCCCCGGCCGAGGTGCGGGCGAGCCTGCGGCCCGTCGACTACGCGGAGGTCTACCCCCCGTGCGGCTGCGACCCGGAGACGACGCCCCTGCGCTACCTCGACCTCATGGCCGAGGCGGCGGTCGCCGGGCGCCTGTCGGGGGAGCGGGAGAGGGCCCTGAAGATCACCAAGCGGGCGCTGCGGCTGCTGGAGGAGGACCCCGACCCGCTGCGCGCGGCCTGGTTCTGGGTCCAGCGGTCCCGGCTGGTGCCCGCGCTCGGGCGCTCCGACGGCTGGCAGGAGCTGGCCACCGCGCAGGACCTCGTGCGCGGGCTGCCGCCGTCCGAGGTGCACGCCGAGGTGCTGGCCGCCTCCGCCGCCTGGTCGATGCTCCACGAACCCGGTCCCGACGCGATCCGGGCGGCCGAGCGTGCCGTCGAGTACGCGCGCATGGTGGGCGCCGAGGACATCGAGTTCCACGCCCGGCTGAACCTCGGCGGGCTCATGGTCAACGCGGGGGACGTGGAGACCGGGCTGGCGGAGATGCGCGAGGTCAAGGAGCAGGTGCTGGACCGCCGGATCTTCTTCGAGGTCGGCCGCAGCCACGTGAACCTGCCGTCCGCGCTGGAGAGCGTCGGCCGCTCCGGCGAGGCCGTGGCCGTCCTGCGGGAAGGGCTCAGGATCGTCAAGGAGTGGGGGCTGCGCAGCAACGAACCCTGGATCTGGGCCAACCTCGCCGAGTCGCTGATCTCCCTCGGGCGGTGGGACGAGGCCGCCGAGGCGGCGTCCACCGCGCGGCACTCCGTCCAGGCGACCAAGCCGCGCGGCGCTGGCTTCTTCTTCCTCGCCCGGCTCGCCCTCGCGCGCGGGCGCCTCACCGACGCGGCGCGGTATCTCGCCGAGGGGCGCGCGTCCTTCGGGCCGCACGACCAGATGCCCCAGTACGTCCTGCCGTTCGCCGCGCTCACCGTCGCCCTCGCCTCCGCCGAGGGCCGGATCGACGACGCCCGCGCGGAACTCACCGCCGTCCTCGACGCCGGGCTCGCCCCGCACGTCCACCGCGACGCCTGGGCCCTCCTGCTCGCCGCCGCGACCGCCGAGGCGGACGTCCGTGAGGCGTCCCCCGAGCAGGTCGCCCTCATCCGTGAGACCGCCCGCAAGCTCGCCACCCCCGTGCCCATCTGGCGTGCGCACGATCTGTGGGTCCGCGCGGAACTCCACCGGGCGGAGGGCCGCGACACGGCGGACGAGTGGTCCGACGTCGTCACCGCGTTCGAGTGCCTGGAGCGCCCCTACGACCTCGCGCGCGTGCGCCACCGGCTCGCCGAGGCGCTGCTGAGCTCGCCCGAGCCCGACGACCGCGCCCGCGCGGCCGAACTCCTGCGCCTGGTCCGGGCCCTCGCCGACCACCTCGGGGCCCGCCCCCTCCTGGAGTCCACGGCCCACCTCTCCCAGCGCGCCCGCCTCTCCCTCACCCCGCCCGCCCCCACCGACCCCCTCGGCCTCACCACCCGCGAACAGGATGTCCTCCGCCTCGTCTCCGCCGGCCACACCAACCGCCAGATCGCCGAACAGCTCTTCATCTCCCCCAAGACCGCCAGCGTCCACGTCTCCAACATCCTCGCGAAGCTCTCGGTGTCCAGCCGGGGCGAGGCAGCGGCCCTCGCCCACCGGCTGGGCCTGTTCCCGGCGGGGGAGCCGGCCGGGGCCGGGCGGCGGTAG
- a CDS encoding GNAT family N-acetyltransferase — translation MYGVSLGDDGAELRPLETWHAEELLAHFDRGREHIGQFIGFGSRETDVDSTRALLKRFADKRTEDSGSLHGIWSDGKLIGGVLFRTFDAATGVCEVGCWLEPAGVGKGLITRAMHVLIDWAVLERGMHRVEWHAASGNTPSLNVARRLGMRRDGVLRGSHLHKGTRHDIEIWSLLAPEWHALRARTARDDH, via the coding sequence ATGTACGGGGTGTCCCTGGGGGACGACGGGGCCGAGCTGAGGCCCCTTGAGACGTGGCACGCCGAGGAACTTCTCGCCCACTTCGACCGGGGGCGCGAACACATAGGCCAGTTCATCGGCTTCGGCTCCCGCGAGACCGACGTCGACTCCACGCGCGCGTTGCTCAAGCGGTTCGCCGACAAACGCACCGAGGACTCCGGCAGCCTGCACGGCATCTGGTCCGACGGGAAGCTCATCGGCGGCGTCCTCTTCCGGACGTTCGACGCGGCCACCGGCGTCTGCGAGGTCGGCTGCTGGCTGGAGCCCGCCGGCGTCGGCAAGGGGCTCATCACGCGCGCGATGCACGTCCTCATCGACTGGGCCGTCCTCGAACGCGGCATGCACCGCGTCGAATGGCACGCCGCCTCCGGCAACACCCCCAGCCTCAACGTCGCCCGTCGCCTCGGCATGCGGCGCGACGGCGTCCTGCGCGGCAGCCACCTCCACAAGGGCACACGCCACGACATCGAGATCTGGTCCCTCCTCGCCCCCGAATGGCACGCCCTCCGCGCGCGTACCGCCCGCGACGATCATTAA
- a CDS encoding MMPL family transporter, whose translation MAALARWCVQHRLLTVLLWLCTLAGVSAAAAVMGPAYSNDYEIPGTESGRAAALLERGFPKLGGDTDTVVWHVKGSVRDAAVEQTMTATLDRIAALPGIASVGERQVSRDAHTAYATVTFDAPARDVSTREARALVTTAKAAEGDGLQVALGGSAVALAEPSGGHLAEAVGVVVAAVVLFLAFGSLAASLLPIATALVSVGTAYGATVLLGHAMTVADFAPMLGMLVGLGVGIDYALFVVTRHRRGLKRGLTVTDAATEAVTTTGRAVVFAGATVCIALLGMLILRLSFLDGVAIAASLTVVLTVAAAVTLLPALLSYIGTRALSGRERRRLTEHGPAPELPTGLAARWSAFVERHPRLLGTLALALVTVLALPTFALRLGTSDQGNDPRASTTRQAYDLLAAGFGPGVNGPLTLVTPVSGAEDRLALDSLDTVLRTTPGVASVTPVTFDARGDVAYLTVVPDSAPQSRRTSELVERLRGEVLPRAHAGTSLDVTVGGVTAGYDDFADVVVGKLPLFVGVVIGLGCVLLLLAFRSVGIPLKAAAMNLAAVAGAFGVVVAVFQWGWGSEPLGLGRAGPIEPFLPVILVSVLFGLSMDYQVFLVSRMYEEWLETGDNRRAVRVGLAETSRVINSAAVIMISVFLAFVLSGDRVIAMFGIALAAAVALDAFVLRTLLVPALMHLLGGANWWLPGWLGRVLPRVSIEGRTRERVPEKIVV comes from the coding sequence GTGGCAGCGCTCGCTCGTTGGTGTGTCCAGCACCGCCTTCTCACCGTCCTGCTGTGGCTGTGCACCCTCGCCGGGGTGAGCGCGGCGGCGGCCGTCATGGGCCCGGCGTACTCCAACGACTACGAGATACCCGGCACCGAGTCGGGCCGCGCCGCCGCCCTCCTGGAGCGGGGCTTCCCGAAGCTCGGCGGGGACACCGACACCGTCGTCTGGCACGTGAAGGGGTCCGTGCGGGACGCCGCCGTCGAACAGACCATGACCGCGACCCTCGACCGGATCGCCGCCCTCCCCGGCATCGCCTCGGTCGGCGAACGCCAGGTCAGCCGGGACGCGCACACCGCCTACGCGACCGTCACCTTCGACGCCCCCGCGCGGGACGTCTCGACGCGGGAGGCGCGGGCCCTCGTGACGACCGCGAAGGCCGCCGAGGGCGACGGCCTCCAGGTCGCGCTCGGCGGCAGCGCGGTCGCCCTCGCGGAGCCCTCCGGCGGGCACCTCGCCGAGGCCGTGGGCGTCGTCGTCGCGGCGGTCGTCCTCTTCCTCGCCTTCGGCTCCCTCGCCGCCTCCCTCCTGCCGATCGCGACCGCCCTCGTCAGCGTCGGCACCGCGTACGGCGCGACCGTGCTCCTCGGGCACGCGATGACCGTCGCCGACTTCGCGCCGATGCTCGGGATGCTCGTCGGCCTCGGAGTGGGCATCGACTACGCCCTGTTCGTCGTCACCCGCCACCGGCGCGGACTCAAACGCGGCCTGACGGTCACGGACGCCGCCACCGAGGCCGTCACGACGACCGGGCGGGCCGTCGTCTTCGCGGGCGCCACCGTGTGCATCGCCCTCCTCGGGATGCTGATCCTGCGCCTGAGCTTCCTCGACGGCGTCGCGATCGCCGCGTCCCTGACGGTCGTCCTCACCGTCGCCGCGGCCGTCACCCTGCTGCCCGCGCTGCTGTCGTACATCGGCACGCGCGCGCTGAGCGGCCGGGAGCGACGACGGCTCACCGAACACGGCCCCGCGCCGGAACTGCCCACAGGACTCGCCGCCCGCTGGTCCGCGTTCGTCGAACGCCACCCCCGCCTCCTCGGCACGCTCGCTCTGGCCCTCGTCACCGTCCTCGCCCTGCCCACCTTCGCCCTGCGCCTGGGCACCTCCGACCAGGGCAACGACCCGCGCGCCAGCACCACCCGGCAGGCGTACGACCTCCTCGCCGCCGGCTTCGGCCCCGGCGTCAACGGCCCCCTGACGCTCGTCACACCCGTCTCCGGCGCCGAGGACCGGCTCGCGCTCGACAGCCTCGACACCGTGCTGCGGACGACGCCGGGCGTCGCGTCGGTGACCCCGGTGACGTTCGACGCGCGCGGGGACGTCGCCTACCTCACCGTCGTCCCCGACTCCGCGCCGCAGTCCCGGCGCACCAGCGAACTCGTCGAGCGGCTGCGCGGCGAGGTGCTGCCGCGCGCGCACGCGGGGACCTCGCTGGACGTGACGGTCGGCGGGGTGACCGCCGGGTACGACGACTTCGCGGACGTCGTAGTCGGGAAACTGCCGCTGTTCGTCGGGGTCGTGATCGGGCTCGGGTGCGTGCTGCTGCTCCTCGCGTTCCGGTCGGTCGGGATACCCCTCAAGGCCGCCGCGATGAACCTCGCGGCCGTCGCGGGCGCCTTCGGGGTCGTCGTCGCCGTGTTCCAGTGGGGGTGGGGGAGCGAGCCGCTGGGGCTCGGGCGGGCCGGGCCGATCGAGCCGTTCCTGCCGGTGATCCTCGTGTCCGTGCTGTTCGGGCTCTCGATGGACTACCAGGTGTTCCTGGTCAGCCGCATGTACGAGGAGTGGCTGGAGACCGGCGACAACCGGCGCGCGGTGCGCGTGGGGCTCGCCGAGACCAGCCGGGTCATCAACTCGGCGGCCGTCATCATGATCTCGGTGTTCCTCGCGTTCGTGCTCAGCGGGGACCGGGTGATCGCCATGTTCGGCATCGCCCTCGCGGCGGCCGTCGCCCTGGACGCGTTCGTCCTGCGGACACTGCTCGTGCCGGCGCTGATGCACCTGCTCGGCGGCGCGAACTGGTGGCTGCCGGGGTGGCTGGGGCGGGTGCTGCCTCGGGTGAGCATCGAGGGGCGGACGCGTGAGAGGGTGCCGGAGAAGATCGTCGTATGA
- the gatB gene encoding Asp-tRNA(Asn)/Glu-tRNA(Gln) amidotransferase subunit GatB has translation MTTTTDLVSYEDALASYDPVMGLEVHVELGTKTKMFCGCSTALGQDANTQTCPVCLGLPGALPVVNATGVESAIKIGLALNCEIAEWCRFARKNYFYPDMPKNFQTSQYDEPIAFNGYLDVQLEDGETFRVQIERAHMEEDTGKSTHVGGATGRIHGASHSLLDYNRAGIPLIEIVTKPIEGAGERAPEVARAYVRELRELIKALGVSEARMEMGQMRCDVNLSLRPHGREKFGTRSETKNVNSLRSVERAARFEIMRHAAVLNGGGTIVQETRHFHEDTGSTTSGRVKEEAEDYRYFPEPDLVPVAPSREWVEELRAGLPELPLARRNRLLDEWGISATDMQAILNAGALDPIVATIDAGADAASARKWWMGELARSANEAQVSLDELAITPAQVARVSELVAKGDLNDKLARQVIEGVLAGEGTPDEVVDKRGLKVVSDDGALTKAVEDAIAGNPGIADKIRGGKVAAAGALVGAVMKATRGQADAARVKELILAQLGVTEG, from the coding sequence GTGACCACCACGACCGACCTGGTGTCGTACGAGGACGCTCTCGCGTCGTACGACCCCGTCATGGGCCTTGAGGTCCATGTCGAACTCGGCACCAAGACCAAGATGTTCTGCGGCTGTTCGACCGCCCTCGGGCAGGACGCGAACACCCAGACCTGCCCGGTCTGCCTCGGCCTGCCCGGTGCGCTGCCCGTCGTCAACGCGACCGGCGTCGAGTCCGCGATCAAGATCGGCCTCGCGCTGAACTGCGAGATCGCCGAGTGGTGCCGCTTCGCCCGGAAGAACTACTTCTATCCGGACATGCCGAAGAACTTCCAGACCTCCCAGTACGACGAGCCGATCGCCTTCAACGGCTATCTGGACGTCCAACTGGAGGACGGCGAGACCTTCCGCGTGCAGATCGAGCGCGCCCACATGGAGGAGGACACCGGCAAGTCGACGCACGTCGGCGGCGCCACCGGCCGGATCCACGGCGCGTCCCACTCCCTGCTCGACTACAACCGGGCCGGCATCCCGCTCATCGAGATCGTCACCAAGCCGATCGAGGGCGCCGGCGAGCGTGCCCCCGAGGTCGCCCGCGCCTACGTCCGTGAGCTGCGCGAGCTGATCAAGGCGCTCGGCGTCTCCGAGGCCCGCATGGAGATGGGCCAGATGCGCTGCGACGTCAACCTGTCGCTGCGCCCGCACGGCCGGGAGAAGTTCGGCACCCGCAGCGAGACGAAGAACGTCAACTCGCTGCGGTCCGTCGAGCGCGCGGCCCGCTTCGAGATCATGCGGCACGCGGCCGTCCTGAACGGCGGCGGCACGATCGTCCAGGAGACCCGCCACTTCCACGAGGACACCGGGTCGACGACCTCGGGCCGCGTGAAGGAGGAGGCCGAGGACTACCGGTACTTCCCGGAGCCCGACCTCGTGCCGGTCGCCCCGTCCCGCGAGTGGGTCGAGGAACTGCGCGCCGGGCTCCCGGAGTTGCCGCTGGCCCGCCGCAACCGGCTGCTCGACGAGTGGGGCATCTCCGCCACCGACATGCAGGCGATCCTCAACGCGGGCGCGCTGGACCCGATTGTCGCGACGATCGACGCCGGCGCCGACGCGGCCTCCGCCCGCAAGTGGTGGATGGGCGAACTCGCGCGCAGCGCCAACGAGGCCCAGGTCTCCCTGGACGAGCTGGCGATCACCCCGGCGCAGGTCGCCCGGGTCTCCGAACTCGTCGCCAAGGGTGACCTGAACGACAAGTTGGCCCGCCAGGTCATCGAAGGCGTCCTCGCGGGCGAAGGCACCCCGGACGAGGTCGTCGACAAGCGGGGCCTGAAGGTCGTCTCGGACGACGGCGCCCTCACCAAGGCCGTCGAGGACGCCATCGCCGGCAACCCCGGCATCGCCGACAAGATCCGCGGCGGCAAGGTCGCGGCGGCCGGCGCGCTGGTCGGCGCCGTCATGAAGGCGACGCGGGGCCAGGCGGACGCGGCACGCGTCAAGGAGCTGATCCTGGCGCAGCTGGGTGTGACGGAGGGCTGA
- the gatA gene encoding Asp-tRNA(Asn)/Glu-tRNA(Gln) amidotransferase subunit GatA, translating into MTDIIKLTAAETAEKIASGELTAVQVTEAHLARIEAVDEKVHAFLHVDREGALKQARAVDEKRANGEKLGPLAGVPLALKDIFTTEGIPTTVGSKILEGWIPPYDATLTKRLKAADVVILGKTNMDEFAMGSSTENSAYGPTGNPWDLTKIPGGSGGGSSAALAAHMAPLAIGTDTGGSIRQPAAVTGTVGVKPTYGAVSRYGMVAFSSSLDQGGPCARTVLDAALLHEVIAGHDPMDSTSIDAPVPPVVEAARNGSVAGMRVGVVKQFRGEGYQAGVVQRFDESVQLLKELGAEIVELDCPSFDLALSAYYLIAPSECSSNLARFDGLRYGRRTGDDGTHSAEEVTSITRADGFGPEVKRRIILGTYALSSGYYDAYYGSAQKVRTLITRDFEKAFEQVDVIVSPTTPTTAFAIGERADDPMAMYLADLCTIPTNLAGNAAMSLPCGLAPEDGLPVGLQIIAPALKDDRLYKVGAAVEAAFVEKWGHPLLEEAPSL; encoded by the coding sequence GTGACGGACATCATCAAGCTCACGGCCGCCGAGACGGCGGAGAAGATCGCGTCCGGCGAACTCACCGCCGTACAGGTCACCGAGGCCCACCTGGCCCGCATCGAGGCCGTCGACGAGAAGGTGCACGCCTTCCTGCACGTCGACCGCGAGGGCGCGCTCAAGCAGGCGCGCGCCGTCGACGAGAAGCGGGCGAACGGCGAGAAGCTGGGCCCCCTCGCGGGCGTCCCCCTCGCGCTGAAGGACATCTTCACGACCGAGGGCATCCCCACGACGGTCGGCTCGAAGATCCTCGAGGGCTGGATCCCGCCCTACGACGCGACGCTCACCAAGCGCCTGAAGGCCGCCGACGTCGTCATCCTCGGCAAGACCAACATGGACGAGTTCGCCATGGGGTCCTCCACCGAGAACAGCGCGTACGGCCCGACCGGCAACCCCTGGGACCTGACGAAGATCCCCGGCGGCTCCGGCGGCGGCTCGTCCGCCGCGCTCGCCGCGCACATGGCGCCCCTCGCGATCGGCACGGACACCGGCGGCTCGATCCGCCAGCCCGCCGCCGTCACCGGCACGGTCGGCGTGAAGCCGACGTACGGGGCCGTGTCCCGCTACGGCATGGTCGCGTTCTCCAGCTCCCTCGACCAGGGCGGCCCCTGCGCGCGCACGGTCCTGGACGCGGCGCTGCTGCACGAGGTCATCGCCGGCCACGACCCGATGGACTCGACGTCGATCGACGCCCCCGTCCCGCCGGTCGTCGAGGCGGCCCGCAACGGCAGCGTCGCCGGGATGCGTGTCGGCGTCGTCAAGCAGTTCCGCGGCGAGGGCTACCAGGCCGGCGTCGTCCAGCGCTTCGACGAGTCCGTGCAGCTCCTGAAGGAGCTGGGCGCCGAGATCGTCGAGCTGGACTGCCCGAGCTTCGACCTCGCGCTGTCGGCGTACTACCTGATCGCGCCGTCCGAGTGCTCCTCCAACCTGGCCCGCTTCGACGGCCTGCGCTACGGCCGGCGGACCGGCGACGACGGCACGCACTCGGCGGAGGAGGTCACGTCGATCACCCGCGCCGACGGCTTCGGCCCCGAGGTGAAGCGCCGGATCATCCTCGGCACGTACGCGCTGAGCAGCGGCTACTACGACGCCTACTACGGCAGCGCCCAGAAGGTCCGCACGCTCATCACGCGGGACTTCGAGAAGGCGTTCGAGCAGGTCGACGTCATCGTCTCGCCGACCACGCCGACCACCGCCTTCGCGATCGGCGAGCGCGCCGACGACCCGATGGCGATGTACCTGGCCGACCTGTGCACCATCCCGACCAACCTCGCGGGCAACGCGGCGATGTCCCTGCCGTGCGGTCTCGCGCCGGAGGACGGGCTGCCGGTCGGGCTCCAGATCATCGCGCCGGCCCTCAAGGACGACCGGCTTTACAAGGTCGGGGCCGCCGTCGAGGCCGCCTTCGTGGAAAAGTGGGGTCACCCGCTCCTGGAGGAGGCTCCGTCGCTGTGA
- the gatC gene encoding Asp-tRNA(Asn)/Glu-tRNA(Gln) amidotransferase subunit GatC — translation MPGITREEVAHLARLARLELESEELDHFAGQLDDIIGAVARVSEVADQDVPPTSHPLPLTNVMRADEVRPSLTPVQALSGAPAQEQQRFKVPQILGED, via the coding sequence ATGCCTGGCATTACGCGCGAGGAGGTCGCCCACCTCGCCCGGCTGGCGCGTCTGGAGCTGGAGAGCGAAGAGTTGGATCACTTCGCGGGACAGCTGGACGACATCATCGGCGCGGTCGCCCGCGTCAGTGAGGTCGCGGATCAAGACGTACCCCCGACCTCACACCCGCTGCCGCTGACGAACGTCATGCGGGCGGACGAGGTCCGTCCCTCGCTCACCCCCGTGCAGGCGCTCTCCGGCGCCCCGGCCCAGGAGCAGCAGCGTTTCAAGGTGCCGCAGATCCTGGGGGAGGACTAA